In Acidimicrobiales bacterium, one DNA window encodes the following:
- a CDS encoding copper resistance protein CopC/CopD, translated as MSKLGAPAFARVVCLALSVCASALVALLGPMAAPVSAHATLVATNPSADELLDRVPVEVRLEFDEGVEVVDGGVRVFGPSGDRVDRGLAETRDGGRVVLATIDDPGTQGTYTVSWRVLSEDSHNLSGSFVFHVGTETGGADISDDANTVTDVVGGFARWAAYAGALVALGAAVLASANPGETAVRRRLRLIVMAGAGTAAVATAVVLVAQTADVAGRSLLDSIAIIRDIASETRSGRLTMARVVLLAAAGGAAAIGALWAKRPWVAGGLVVCAMVTWPLSGHAWTTSPRWVAVGSDLIHLVAVGVWVGGLFALGCSLRAADDEAAVARRFSKTAVLTVAVVAVSGSISAFWQLRSFDALINTGYGQLLIVKLVGFAALVIIGSLNRALLSSWTERSSQILIRFVKAEVVLAVIVLAFTAALVNQPPGRDSVSRPFAASAQADGGATRLDITVTPARVGQNDIHLYFFDEAGQSLVPVDAVEMKAGTDQINPRRLDIEAITPSHFSSYGASLTTPGTWTLTVTAVQEGQTSTYTVEVPIR; from the coding sequence GAGTTGCTCGACCGCGTCCCGGTGGAGGTCCGACTCGAGTTCGACGAGGGCGTGGAGGTGGTCGACGGCGGGGTCCGCGTGTTCGGTCCGTCGGGTGACCGGGTGGACCGTGGCCTGGCCGAGACGCGTGACGGCGGCCGCGTCGTCCTGGCGACGATCGACGATCCTGGGACGCAGGGGACCTACACGGTGTCGTGGCGTGTCCTGAGTGAGGACAGCCACAACCTCTCGGGATCCTTCGTGTTCCACGTCGGCACCGAGACCGGCGGGGCCGACATCAGCGACGATGCGAACACGGTCACCGATGTTGTCGGCGGGTTCGCCCGATGGGCTGCGTACGCCGGTGCGCTGGTGGCGTTGGGCGCGGCGGTGCTCGCGTCCGCCAATCCCGGTGAGACCGCTGTCCGTCGCCGTCTACGGCTGATCGTGATGGCCGGGGCAGGTACCGCGGCCGTTGCTACGGCGGTGGTGCTCGTCGCCCAGACCGCTGACGTGGCAGGCCGGTCCCTGCTCGACTCGATCGCCATCATCCGCGACATCGCCAGCGAGACGCGGTCCGGTCGTCTGACCATGGCGCGGGTTGTGCTGCTGGCGGCCGCGGGAGGCGCAGCGGCGATCGGTGCCCTGTGGGCGAAGCGGCCCTGGGTCGCCGGGGGCCTCGTCGTGTGTGCCATGGTCACGTGGCCGTTGTCAGGACACGCCTGGACGACCTCTCCGCGGTGGGTCGCCGTCGGTTCCGACTTGATCCACTTGGTCGCGGTCGGTGTGTGGGTCGGGGGCCTGTTCGCCCTCGGCTGCTCGCTGAGAGCGGCGGACGACGAGGCCGCCGTGGCGCGGCGCTTCTCGAAGACGGCGGTCTTGACGGTGGCCGTGGTGGCCGTCAGCGGTTCGATATCTGCGTTCTGGCAGCTGCGGTCGTTCGACGCACTGATCAACACGGGATACGGGCAACTGCTGATCGTCAAGCTCGTTGGCTTCGCGGCGCTCGTCATCATCGGGTCGCTCAACCGCGCCCTGTTGTCCTCGTGGACCGAGCGGTCATCCCAGATCCTGATTCGCTTCGTCAAGGCCGAGGTCGTCCTCGCCGTCATCGTGCTGGCGTTCACCGCTGCGCTGGTGAACCAACCCCCCGGCCGCGATTCGGTGAGTCGTCCCTTCGCGGCCTCCGCACAAGCCGACGGCGGCGCCACACGCCTGGACATCACCGTGACACCCGCGCGTGTGGGCCAGAACGACATCCACCTGTACTTCTTCGACGAAGCGGGACAGAGCCTCGTGCCCGTTGACGCGGTCGAGATGAAAGCGGGCACCGATCAGATCAATCCGAGACGCCTCGACATCGAGGCCATCACCCCAAGTCACTTCTCGAGCTACGGCGCATCACTGACCACGCCGGGAACCTGGACCCTGACGGTCACCGCGGTCCAGGAAGGTCAGACGTCCACCTACACGGTCGAGGTACCAATTCGATGA